A single Fusarium oxysporum Fo47 chromosome IV, complete sequence DNA region contains:
- a CDS encoding major facilitator superfamily domain-containing protein — MSDREALRPTKSSKTPSSLPAAYSVEQNKERSRALNQKLDFALLPLLSLLYLFNGLDRGNVGNAETQGFTTDIGAEPDDLNEAVSLFFVTFVVLQPVSAAAGRYIGAKHWIPFLMFGWGAVTIGQAFIKGRGALIATRLLIGAFEAGFYPTAVAYLSFFYPRYDFCVRLALFYGQYAIAGAFSGSISYGIFHLRGGGLKNWQYLFLIEGALTCFFAIIAWLWLPKGPGSAWFLRPDEREFAVERMKQDNAEFVQHEYSEDGIEENRLSKRDFVETMKDWKLWTVLLLNICASVPSGAFSVFLPLVVQGLGYESILANLMTVPPFVCGALGLYAFALSSDHYKERGYHILGGLVIGIIGLILTVTISSSTGQYVSLCVLLSGVYISAPLTMAWLSGNTPEPGKRALVLGVNGFGNLGGVIGAQLYRQRYKPHYRFPFYVTLGFLAIALIGYLSYRFMLAAVNKRKQAILRTMSPEEIESERLNDRRYADKKLTFMYGL; from the exons ATGTCCGATCGAGAAGCCCTCCGGCCGACCAAGTCGAGCAAGACTCCATCGAGTCTTCCCGCTGCCTACTCAGTCGAGCAGAACAAAGAGAGAAGTCGGGCCCTCAATCAGAAGCTCGACTTTGCGTTGCTTCCGCTTCTTTCACTTCTATATCTGTTCAATGGTCTAGATCGTGGCAACGTTGGTAATGCCGAAACCCAAG GTTTTACCACAGACATAGGGGCTGAGCCTGATGATTTGAATGAAGCGGTCTCTCTATTCTTCGTCACTTTTGTTGTATTGCAGCCCGTTTCTGCCGCAGCTGGCCGTTATATTGGTGCTAAGCATTGGATCCCCTTTTTAATG TTTGGCTGGGGTGCAGTGACAATTGGTCAAGCTTTCATCAAAGGACGTG GGGCACTCATCGCCACACGTTTGCTCATTGGCGCCTTTGAAGCGGGCTTCTACCCCACGGCCGTTGCGTATTTGTCATTCTTCTATCCTCGTTACGACTTTTGTGTTAGACTCGCTCTATTCTACGGACAGTATGCCATCGCTGGAGCCTTCTCGGGCTCAATCT CATACGGCATTTTCCATCTCCGTGGTGGTGGCCTCAAGAACTGGCAATATCTCTTCCTTATCGAGGGAGCACTGACATGCTTCTTTGCTATCATTGCTTGGCTGTGGCTACCTAAAGGCCCTGGCTCTGCTTGGTTTCTTCGTCCAGATGAACGAGAGTTTGCTGTCGAACGCATGAAGCAAGACAACGCCGAGTTCGTACAGCATGAGTACAGCGAAGATGGTATTGAAGAGAATCGCCTGAGCAAGAGAGATTTCGTGGAAACGATGAAAGACTGGAAGCTGTGGACTGTCCTTCTGCTCAACATCTGCGCGAGTGTCCCCAGCGGTGCCTTCTCAGTTTTCCTGCCCCTTGTTGTTCAGGGGCTGGGTTATGAGTCCATCCTTGCCAACCTG ATGACAGTTCCGCCCTTCGTCTGTGGTGCTCTTGGCCTCTACGCCTTTGCTCTAAGTTCGGATCACTACAAGGAACGGGGATATCACATTTTGGGTGGTTTGGTTATTGGTATCATTGGCCTGATCCTTACCGTTACAATCTCCTCGAGCACTGGGCAGTACGTTTCACTTTGTGTGCTCCTATCTGGTGTATACATTTCGGCTCCTCTCACTATGGCATGGCTTAGTGGCAACACGCCTGAGCCTGGCAAGCGAGCTCTTGTGCTTGGCGTCAATGGTTTCGGTAACCTCGGAGGCGTGATCGGGGCGCAGTTGTACCGACAGCGATACAAGCCCCATTACAGATTTCCATTTTACGTCACGCTGGGTTTCCTTGCCATCGCCTTGATCGGATATTTGTCTTATCGATTCATGCTTGCAGCAGTCAACAAACGCAAGCAGGCGATATTGCGCACAATGTCACCGGAGGAGATCGAGAGTGAGAGACTCAACGACCGCCGATACGCAGACAAGAAGTTGACTTTCATGTATGGGCTGTGA
- a CDS encoding phosphatidic acid phosphatase type 2/haloperoxidase, which produces MAPAHSYGSSGGPISFLRRYWKTTHAPDYVGFLFLLTGWILTVLFVNPFHRMFFINDLQISYPFAVHERVPVFMNFVYALFIPLGVLIAYNIIARSSAAKHEVTYLSFLISIVLTSFITDIIKNAVGRPRPDLLDRCKPAIGTKANTLVTIDVCTAEDGHILQEGWRSFPSGHSSFSFAGLGFLSLFLAGQLHVFRYSAGGRDLSRALVCLLPLIGAGLVAISRCEDYRHDVYDVCVGSALGMSIAYWSYRRHFPRLSSTKCDEPYPRPGVDTQPGWQRITDDEEAARGTDVGFEMENLRGSRR; this is translated from the exons ATGGCTCCAGCTCATAGCTATGGCTCGTCCGGCGGACCAATCTCATTTTTGAGGAGATATTGGAAG ACAACTCATGCGCCTGATTATGTCGGCTTCCTATTTCTCTTAACAGGCTGGATCTTG ACGGTCCTCTTCGTCAACCCATTTCATCGCATGTTCTTCATAAACGACCTGCAGATCTCGTATCCCTTTGCGGTCCATGAGCGTGTCCCTGTCT TTATGAACTTCGTATACGCCCTTTTCATACCGCTGGGAGTCTTAATCGCTTACAACATAATCGCAAGGTCATCAGCGGCCAAGCATGAAGTCACTTACCTCTCGTTCCTTATCTCTATTGTACTCACATCCTTCATCACTgacatcatcaagaatgcAGTTGGCAGGCCTCGTCCTGATCTGCTAGACCGCTGCAAGCCCGCAATCGGCACAAAGGCCAACACCCTTGTAACCATCGATGTCTGCACtgcagaagatggccatATACTGCAAGAGGGCTGGCGATCATTCCCTTCTGGCcactcatccttctcattcGCTGGCCTTGGTtttctcagcctcttcctcgccgGCCAACTCCATGTGTTCCGTTACTCGGCTGGCGGTCGTGATCTCAGCCGCGCGTTGGTCTGCCTACTGCCACTCATCGGTGCAGGTCTTGTCGCTATATCGAGATGCGAGGATTATCGCCACGACGTCTACGATGTCTGCGTAGGCTCAGCTCTAGGCATGAGCATTGCGTATTGGAGCTACAGACGGCACTTTCCCCGCCTCTCAAGTACGAAATGCGACGAGCCTTATCCACGACCAGGAGTTGACACTCAGCCGGGATGGCAACGAATcaccgatgatgaggaggcaGCAAGAGGGACAGATGTAGGATTCGAGATGGAAAACTTGAGAGGTTCGCGACGCTGA
- a CDS encoding nucleophile aminohydrolase, whose translation MSRRYDSRTTIFSPEGRLYQVEYALEAISHAGTAIGILAKDGIVLAAERKVTSKLLEQDTSAEKLYILNDNMICAVAGMTADANILINYARQAAQRYLLTYNEDIPCEQLVRRLCDLKQGYTQHGGLRPFGVSFIYAGWDPRRQFQLYLSNPSGNYGGWKATSAGANNASAQSLLKQDYKEDCTLKEACGMAVKVLSKTMDSTKLSSEKIEFATVGQTEDGKIYHRLWSADEITALLKEHDLAKNEETEEK comes from the exons ATGTCTCGCCGTTACGATTCCCGA ACAACCATCTTCTCACCAGAGGGCCGTCTGTACCAGGTCGAATATGCTCTAGAGGCCATCTCACACGCAGGTACAGCCATTGGCATCCTGGCAAAGGATGGTATCGTCCTGGCCGCCGAGCGAAAGGTCACCTCGAAGCTGCTGGAGCAAGACACCTCCGCCGAGAAGCTCTACATTTTGAATGA CAACATGATTTGCGCCGTCGCTGGCATGACCGCCGATGCCAACATCCTTATCAACTACGCCCGACAAGCCGCTCAGCGATACCTCCTCACCTATAACGAAGACATTCCTTGCGAGCAGCTTGTGCGTCGACTTTGCGATCTTAAGCAAGGATACACCCAACACGGTGGTCTACGACCCTTCGGTGTGTCTTTCATCTACGCTGGTTGGGATCCTCGTAGACAATTTCAGCTCTATCTCAGCAACCCCTCTGGCAATTACGGTGGCTGGAAGGCTACAAGTGCGGGTGCCAACAATGCAAGCGCACAGAGTCTCCTCAAGCAGGATTACAAGGAAGACTGCACTCTGAAGGAGGCTTGCGGCATGGCGGTCAAGGTTCTTAGCAAGACGATGGATTCTACCAAGCTGAGCAGCGAGAAGA TTGAATTCGCGACAGTAGGACAGACCGAGGACGGCAAGATCTACCACCGCCTGTGGAGTGCTGACGAGATTACGGCGCTGTTGAAGGAGCATGACCTGGCGAAGAACGAGGAGACAGAGGAAAAGTAA
- a CDS encoding Adenylosuccinate synthetase-domain-containing protein produces the protein MSGKRQRLAKSPKQSQLVRDQAPPKRDRRRDTTHSAAPTNSNVSGEAEPRRSVRATKGQHTKSFDELEPATVPKKRQTKKTKKAKEQEQEQEQQQEQEEEEEDELIRCVCGATEQDEDSGEAWIACETCGAWQHNVCVGVSSFDDEIPEHYWCEQCRPDDHKELLDGIAKGEKPWEARRKAHEEESKKKKRGGRKGKGKRHSETKEEDKTKAKSSPVPVPDATKDKKETKTGKRKAREESHDADSKSAKVRRISENGATPVPVSYTPPDDLAKSISDLPGSRTGPAKAMSKSISHVLTSMQKQGELDLEEGNTIESMTETFSLQIERAVYDSYPVTKGQKEYNQQIKSLSFNLKNNPELCHGLVHKTLSPAALATMTSEQLASSEMKKQTAEMKAKAEKQSILYTSETGPRVRRTHKGEEVVDDETFVNDSAVPLPPGPPRRPEPQAVKKEPTGGDKADLASHPQQQDDKQRSPSHPDFDINEVFSSVKSPTTTQNRRPSALVTGSNGPGVDPDVDRMLQDENESPPYSPTEETQDPDVIWQGSLAMSSIADFPATAKYIGGANFASVGPWSKLIPKRMTVAGRIPEQSAIEYLCSLRYSNSTDVIVVSVSPVSPFSHTEFHNLLNYFTSKKRYGVIGDKTIVPAGEDNYPEFMLNLVDNKIPKVRTEPILLAVFVYHNEPDQLKHLKDGTANQQDAKALGTPVPAVHAQRSNSTASAGPAFSPATPQAPQGGFQGGFPQQSSPGQWQSTTPVPIPQPPYTRPPVPPQAPTPAPAAAPAQMLEAQRHQAQQAGVAMAHELLGPWITSPTMARKEWEVVRRHLARGVQELGNEGFHTAVLFFPSYGLGGMRSCGAGNYLKYLKLRSNIFALQHRFPIFSTYTSFILTSSLGLKSVPYSEFIAFIAGISVILVRFSATKYSNLILHNMPITVILGAQWGKGKLVDGQCQEAQLCARAAVSTMQAETEYLLINVKGGNNAGHLVRVNGVSYRILNVQAGNSEADKYHSMNFIGSGVVFHVPSFFSELKELEKNLTAVHDRILVSDRVNVLLDLHIAVDGLEEEELGAIGTTRRGIGPCYQTSRARTGIKMTDVFHPEVFEQKLRRLADGFQKRFGELLEYDIEAELARFDEYRQTLILTHWTYCSFEQSLCWRNPTRGLRCNKLCIMFTPRQNSGVIRRPGFYSSTGWLSRVALMLDVDYGSYPFVTSSSTTLAGIIGGLALNPKNITETVGVVKAYTTRVGAGAFKTEDTEEIGTKLQEIGREWVRPQAPWRFLASTADKTYLGNVDWPQTPMWMYSNSINYYDSLNLTKLDVLDTFETIKIAIAYKIDGEELDSYPADLEILNRAEVVYHEMPGWQKPTTNAKTFYDLPRAARDYVEVSIFTWASITNSGTDHQQYIEKFVGVKIKYIGTGPDREAMIQRA, from the exons ATGTCCGGTAAGCGACAAAGACTCGCAAAGTCCCCCAAGCAATCCCAGCTCGTTCGAGACCAAGCACCCCCAAAGCGCGACCGACGCCGCGACACCACGCATTCTGCAGCACCAACTAACAGCAACGTCTCAGGCGAAGCGGAACCTCGACGATCGGTACGCGCCACTAAAGGTCAGCATACGAAATCATTCGACGAACTTGAGCCTGCGACCGTGCCCAAAAAGCGACAGACTaagaagaccaagaaagccaaggagcaggaacaggaacaggaacagcagcaagaacaagaggaagaggaggaagatgaacTGATCCGTTGTGTATGCGGCGCCACcgaacaagatgaagattcAGGTGAAGCCTGGATCGCTTGTGAAACCTGCGGCGCATGGCAGCATAACGTCTGTGTAGGGGTAAGCTCATTCGATGACGAGATCCCTGAACATTACTGGTGTGAGCAATGCCGACCGGACGATCACAAGGAGCTCCTCGATGGCATAGCTAAGGGGGAGAAACCTTGGGAAGCTCGGCGCAAAGCACATGAAGAGgagtccaagaagaagaagcgtgGCGGACgaaaaggcaaaggcaaaCGTCACAGCGagaccaaggaggaagatAAGACTAAAGCGAAGTCTTCTCCTGTGCCTGTTCCGGACGCAACcaaagataagaaagaaacaaaaacGGGGAAGCGAAAAGCCCGCGAAGAGTCTCATGACGCTGATAGCAAG TCTGCCAAGGTTCGTCGCATATCAGAGAACGGTGCAACTCCTGTTCCTGTCTCCTATACACCACCTGATGACCTCGCCAAGTCGATATCAGATCTGCCTGGTTCTCGGACAGGCCCAGCTAAAGCCATGAGCAAGTCTATCAGCCATGTTTTGACATCGATGCAGAAGCAGGGCGAACTGGACCTTGAAGAGGGCAACACAATTGAGTCTATGACCGAGACTTTCTCGCTTCAGATCGAGCGCGCCGTCTATGATTCTTACCCTGTGACTAAGGGACAGAAAGAATACAACCAGCAAATCAAGTCACTAAGCTTCAACCTGAAGAACAACCCGGAGTTGTGTCATGGACTGGTTCATAAGACTCTGTCCCCCGCAGCTCTGGCTACCATGACATCAGAGCAGCTTGCCTCGTCGGAAATGAAGAAGCAGACTGCTGAGATGAAAGCCAAGGCCGAGAAACAGTCTATTCTCTATACTTCTGAGACGGGCCCTCGCGTTCGACGAACACATAAGGGCGAAGAGGTCGTTGACGACGAAACATTTGTCAACGACTCTGCTGTGCCCCTCCCACCAGGACCCCCTCGTCGACCAGAGCCTCAGGCCGTTAAGAAGGAACCTACAGGAGGCGACAAGGCGGACCTGGCTTCACACCCACAGCAGCAGGACGATAAGCAGCGATCGCCAAGTCATCCTGATTTCGACATCAACGAAGTCTTCTCCAGTGTCAAGTCTCCCACTACAACTCAGAATAGGCGGCCTTCGGCTCTGGTAACTGGATCCAATGGCCCGGGCGTGGATCCCGATGTAGATCGCATGCTCCAAGATGAGAACGAGTCACCCCCTTATTCGCCCACAGAGGAGACTCAAGACCCCGATGTCATCTGGCAGGGCTCTCTTGCTATGAGCTCGATTGCTGACTTCCCAGCGACAGCCAAGTATATCGGTGGTGCCAACTTTGCTTCAGTTGGACCGTGGTCCAAGTTGATTCCTAAGAGGATGACGGTGGCCGGACGAATCCCCGAACAAAGTGCTATCGAATACCTATGCAGTCTTCGCTACAGCAACAGTACCGATGTCATTGTCGTTTCAGTTTCACCGGTCTCGCCTTTTTCTCATACTGAGTTTCACAATCTTCTTAACTACTTCACCAGCAAGAAGCGGTATGGCGTAATTGGAGATAAGACAATCG TTCCTGCAGGGGAAGACAACTATCCCGAGTTTATGCTCAACCTGGTTGATAATAAGATCCCCAAGGTCCGGACGGAACCCATCTTGCTGGCAGTATTTGTTTATCATAACGAGCCTGACCAGCTCAAACATCTGAAGGATGGGACTGCCAATCAACAAGACGCCAAAGCCCTGGGAACACCAGTGCCTGCAGTACATGCTCAGAGAAGCAACTCGACAGCGTCCGCCGGCCCGGCATTCTCTCCGGCGACCCCCCAGGCCCCTCAGGGAGGGTTTCAAGGAGGCTTCCCTCAGCAATCATCACCAGGCCAATGGCAGTCTACAACTCCTGTGCCAATTCCCCAGCCACCGTACACTCGGCCACCAGTGCCACCACAAGCTCCAACACCGGCACCTGCAGCTGCGCCAGCACAGATGTTAGAAGCACAAAGGCACCAGGCTCAGCAGGCAGGCGTGGCCATGGCACACGAGCTCCTGGGACCCTGGATAACATCCCCAACC ATGGCCCGCAAGGAGTGGGAAGTCGTAAGGAGG CATCTTG CAAGGGGCGTGCAGGAGTTGGGCAACGAAGGCTTCCACACGGCGGTTTTGTTTTTTCCTTCATATGGGCTAGGCGGCAT GCGATCTTGTGGAGCTGGTAACTACCTGAAGTATCTAAAACTACGGTCGAACATCTTTGCATTGCAACACAGGTTTCCCATATTCTCTACTTACACATCATTTATCCTCACTAG CTCCCTCGGTCTTAAGAGCGTGCCGTACTCCGAGTTCATAGCATTCATAGCAGGGATATCAGTAAT TCTAGTCAGGTTTAGTGCTACGAAATAT TCAAATTTGATTTTGCACAACATGCCTATCACTGTTATTCTCGGAGCCCAATGGG GC AAGGGCAAATTGGTTGATGGACAGTGCCAGGAGGCGCAACTCTGTGCCCGAGCCGCGGTAAGCACAATGCAGGCAGAAACCGAATACCTGCTAATCAACGTCAAGGGTGGAAATAACGCTGGACATCTCGTGCG TGTAAACGGAGTTTCGTATAG GATATTGAACGTTCAAGCCGGCAACAGCGAGGCTGACAAGTACCATAGCATGAACTTCATTGGCTCGGGCGTAGTTTTCCATGT CCCAAGTTTCTTTAGCGAgctcaaggagcttgagaaaAACCTGACCGCGGTACATGATCGGATCCTTGTTTCTGACAGGGTCAATGTTCTCTTGGACCTGCACATCGCAGTGGATGgtctcgaggaggaggaactcGGAG CTATCGGAACAACAAGACGCG GCATTGGTCCCTGCTATCAGACAAGTAGAGCG CGAACTGGCATCAAAATGACCGATGTCTTCCACCCTGAAGTTTTCGAGCAGAAGTTGAGGCGCTTAGCCGACGGCTTTCAAAAGCGCTTCGGAGAACTGCTCGAATACGACATCGAGGCCGAGCTTGCTCGTTTCGATGAGTACAGGCAAACACTCA TACTGACGCATTG GACATATTGCTCATTTGAGCAATCACTCTGCTGGCGGAACCCAACAAGGGGTCTGCGCTGTAACAAGCTGTGTATTATGTTCACGCCTCGGCAGAATTCGGGAGTCATACGGAGACCTGGCTTCTACTCATCTACTGGCTGGCTGTCGAGAGTG GCACTGATGCTAGATGTTGATTATGGTTCTTATCCA TTCGTCACTTCCTCAAGTACTACGCTCGCTGGTATTATTGGTGGACTTGCACTGAACCCAAAGAATATCACGGAGACGGTTGGAGTGGTCAAGGCTT ATACCACCCGTGTCGGGGCCGGGGCCTTCAAGACCGAAGATACCGAAGA GATTGGCACCAAGCTCCAGGAGATTGGACGCGAATGGGTGAGACCACAAGCGCCCTGGAGGTTTCTAGCTTCTACCGCTGACAAGACTTACCTAGGGAACGTCGACTGGCCGCAGACGCCGATGTGGATG TACAGTAACTCGATCAATTACTACGACAGCCTGAATCTCACAAAG CTCGACGTTTTGGATACTTTCGAAACGATCAAGATTGCCATTGCCTACAAGATCGATGGAGAG GAACTGGATTCTTACCCTGCAGATCTTGAAATCCTGAACCGAGCGGAGGTGGTTTACCACGAGATGCCAGGCTGGCAAAAGCCGACCACCAACGCGAAGACCTTCTACGACCTCCCTAGGGCGGCCCGCGATTACGTTGAGGTGAGCATATTTACCTGGGCTAGCATAACGAACAGTGGCACTGACCACCAGCAGTACATCGAGAAGTTTGTTGGAGTCAAG ATCAAGTACATTGGCACCGGTCCTGACCGTGAGGCCATGATCCAGCGTGCCTAA